The Calliopsis andreniformis isolate RMS-2024a unplaced genomic scaffold, iyCalAndr_principal scaffold0251, whole genome shotgun sequence genome has a window encoding:
- the LOC143187764 gene encoding uncharacterized protein LOC143187764 — translation MFRNYMLDNALYMIDSNFDAKYYKIRNVTQLEVNTDAVNKQYLEQCISILKVQQQEFEKKLSTFQSNVVTIQNNVQQIQQEFEQRLATFQNNLIILQNDVRQEKHSLENQQLVKELHASARRNFPRRRVIVHGYDGLWQANMVEMRPYSRFNEGYHYILTVTDTLSKYAWVVPLKTKNGFEVAKAFAKVIRDRCPKNLQTDQEKKFYNADVQRFLKKHNINQYSTYSVMKASIEERFNRTLKHPIWKLFVLIGTYRWIDALPNLVAEYNIRKHRTIRMRPCGVAPTIAGWCLCTRQQIQNRFRQRIYTILDS, via the exons ATGTTTCGAAATTATATGCTCGATAACGCGCTCTACATGATTGATTCCAACTTTGACGCAAAATACTACAAAATTCGAAATGTTACACAGCTGGAGGTCAACACAGATGCAGTCAATAAGCAGTACTTGGAACAATGCATATCAATCTTAAAGGTTCAACAGCAGGAATTTGAGAAAAAGTTGAGCACATTTCAAAGCAATGTGGTAACAATACAGAATAATGTTCAACAAATACAGCAGGAATTTGAACAAAGATTGGCTACATTTCAGAACAATTTAATAATCCTGCAAAATGATGTTCGACAA GAAAAGCATAGCCTCGAAAACCAACAGCTTGTAAAGGAGTTGCATGCGTCAGCACGAAGAAATTTCCCCCGCAGACGTGTTATCGTACATGGATATGATGGTCTGTGGCAAGCTAATATGGTTGAGATGCGTCCATACTCACGATTCAATGAAGGTTATCATTACATACTCACAGTTACAGATACATTAAGCAAATATGCATGGGTTGTACCACTCAAAACAAAAAATGGTTTcgaagtagccaaagcatttGCAAAAGTAATTCGAGATCGATGTCCCAAAAATTTACAAACCGACcaagaaaagaaattttacaatgctgatgtacagagattcttaaaaaaacataatattaatcaGTATTCAACATATTCAGTGATGAAGGCGTCCATCGAGGAACGTTTTAATCGTACTTTAAAGCATCCTATTTGGAAACTATTTGTACTCATTGGAACATACAGATGGATCGACGCATTACCGAACCTTGTGGCTGAATACAACATACGGAAACATAGGACTATTAGAATGCGACCATGTGGTGTTGCCCCTACAATTGCTG GTTGGTGTCTCTGTACGcgtcagcaaatacaaaaccgtTTCCGACAAAGGATATACACCATATTGGACTCCTGA
- the LOC143187763 gene encoding uncharacterized protein LOC143187763, with translation MVLFTERCIRGGLSQCSGRYAQANNKYMLSYDTSKSSSYLMYFDIYNLYGWAMCQPLPYAGFQWIDSVENFDVSSIAIDSSIGYILEVDIEYPQHLHDDHADLPFCPTRAKSPGKKQDKLLATLYDKERYGIHYCNLQQCIHHGLHITKIQRILEFNQSPWLRDYIELNTQFRTHASNDFEKNLYKLKNNAVFGKTMKNVRNHVDVKHLTKWDGRFGVQAIISEPNFQSRSILSENLIAIELRKLMVKFNKSIYVGMAILNIFHYDYMCPLHQRRCKIMYTVTDSLIYYIQCEDVYEMMKCDIHRFDTSDYPKDNVYGIPLVNKKGLVR, from the coding sequence ATGGTTTTGTTTACCGAGCGGTGTATACGTGGTGGTTTGAGTCAATGTTCTGGGAGATATGCGCAAGCCAATAATAAGTATATGTTATCCTATGATACATCGAAATCGTCATCGTACCTCATGTACTTTGATATATACAATTTATATGGATGGGCAATGTGTCAACCATTACCATATGCAGGATTTCAATGGATCGATagtgttgaaaattttgatgtatcctcaattgcaattgattcatcgataggttatattcttgaagttgatatagaatatccacaacatcTACATGATGATCATGCTGATCTACCGTTTTGTCCAACACGTGCCAAATCCCCTGGTAAGAAACAGGATAAGTTATTAGCTACATTATACGATAAGGAGCGTTACGGTATACATTATTGCAACttacaacagtgtattcatcatGGTCTTCACATTACAAAGATACAACGCATTCTCGAATTTAATCAATCACCATGGCTTCGCGATTATatagaactcaatactcaatttcgaacacatgcatcaaatgattttgaaaaaaatttgtataaattaaagaacaatgcagtatttggtaaaacaatgaaaaatgttCGAAATCATGTTGATGTAAAACATCTGACAAAATGGGATGGAAGATTTGGTGTACAGGCAATAATCTCAGAACCTAACTTTCAAAGCAGAAGTATTCTTTcagaaaatttaattgcaaTTGAGTTGCGTAAACTTATGGTTAAATTCAACAAATCAATTTACGTTGGTATGGCCATTCTAAACATATTCCACTACGATTATATGTGTCCATTACACCAACGAAGAtgtaaaattatgtatactgtcacagacagtttaatttattatattcaatgTGAAGATGTTTATGAGATGATGAAATGCGATATCCATAGATTCGACACCAGCGATTATCCAAAAGACAATGTATATGGTATACCGCTTGTCAATAAGAAAGGGCTGGTTCGATGA